The following are encoded in a window of Thermococcus alcaliphilus genomic DNA:
- a CDS encoding Hsp20/alpha crystallin family protein: MARRWWRRDIWDPFDIMREIQEEIDEIFNEFFRGPRLWSYRRFGEPREEFEMKSEGVWREPFVDIFDTGEEFVITAELPGVRKEDIKVRVTSDTIYIEAQVKREQELEREGAVRIERYYSGYRRVIRLPEEVIPEKAKAKYNNGVLEIRVPKKHPTKKEEKEGFEVKIE; encoded by the coding sequence ATGGCAAGAAGATGGTGGAGAAGAGACATATGGGACCCCTTTGACATAATGAGAGAGATTCAGGAAGAGATCGATGAGATATTCAATGAATTCTTCAGGGGTCCCAGACTCTGGAGCTACAGAAGATTCGGCGAGCCAAGGGAAGAGTTTGAAATGAAAAGCGAGGGCGTATGGAGAGAGCCATTCGTTGACATCTTTGACACCGGTGAAGAGTTCGTTATTACCGCTGAGCTTCCAGGAGTCAGAAAAGAGGACATCAAAGTAAGGGTAACCAGTGATACAATCTACATCGAAGCCCAGGTCAAGAGAGAACAAGAACTTGAGAGAGAGGGCGCAGTAAGGATAGAGAGATACTACAGCGGCTACAGAAGGGTTATCAGATTGCCAGAGGAAGTCATCCCAGAGAAGGCAAAGGCCAAGTACAACAATGGTGTCCTTGAGATAAGGGTTCCCAAGAAGCACCCGACAAAGAAGGAAGAAAAAGAAGGATTTGAGGTTAAGATTGAGTGA